Below is a genomic region from Xiphophorus hellerii strain 12219 chromosome 1, Xiphophorus_hellerii-4.1, whole genome shotgun sequence.
GGTGTCAGCATCATGCAGCGGGATGAAATCAGAACTAAATCCAGCTGGGACGaacaaaacttgaaaactggtGTTCATTGAGGCTcttcataaaacaaaaccttcatGGTTTGTATTAACGTCTCATCCTGTTGGTTTTAGACGTTTCCCTGAATTATTAAATAGACCTATTGGCCTTAATTCCCCTAATATTTACACTTGTCCCCACCCTGGGGTTGCATCATCCTAATATCAAATCTCTCTGTATTCTTAGAATAAACTTATTTCCAATAAGAAATTAATCTTCTCCATTAATGTTAAAATGATTATGTTCTACATTGATccgtacagaaaaaaaacaactttctgacTATTCACTGAGTAGGAtaagtaaataatatttaattttaaaacatgatgttTTCTCTTTGAGCTCTCGCACACCTCAAAAACCCAAACCCCGTCACCATGGAGACTCACTGCGCTGAGGCTCATGAAGTTCCCCTTTTTGTGACTGCTGCTCATTTTCACacacaacaaaatatatttattcctTCACAATGAGAGATTATCTTACTGTTAATTCTTCTAATTTAGGGGTTCGGGGAGTTCTGTCCAGTCTCAggtattttgacattttatctaGAGACGTTATAGGAGAGTTTCTTACCATGCAGTCATGCAAATGTGATGCATAAATTATGTTATCTTTATAAACTAAAGAGGacctagaaaaaaatatatatatttgcatcAGGTTATTTGCAtctactgtaaaacatttgagccgcatttagttttgtcttctgtCTTCTActatttaagtcaaataaatgtagcgagttttagattttgaacgtaaatgtgagtttgtgaaagataaacttacagtagtaagttgtgttaaggttttaataattttgtcaaacctccaagagtttgataaactagagtttttatGTTAGCACTtaagaaaactgaaagaagaaaaagacaggagtggaaactatttcccagaatgcttagggCTAGGTAAACTCACAATtaaagattaatgaacttaaaaacatttagaaaacttgtctcttgttgttaaatcaacttcttgaactttaatttctgagttaaaatcaaaacatttttcttgttgacttaaattacatgttcaaggcagcaggtggactttcattttcaagttaaaccaccttcaaatgttttacagtgtataatTTCTGCACTATTCATTTCAATGAGCATTTTGTCTTTCAATGTCGGGTTGCTTAGAGAAGAACcagaagtaaaacatttagtaaaaacTACAATCTGTAGTACGTTATTCTGTTGTGCAACTGCATTACCCAGGATGCTCTTCTCcttctgaggtttttctcaGAACCTTAACTCAACGCTGCCATTTTTATCTTTCCATGAATTGAGGAGTCCGTTTTGAATTAAACCCCTTTAAAGCCAACAATACACATCACAGAGTCAACCAGCCAAACCACTCAAACCGGTCTGAATGTAAACATTgggtttatttttcacaatggCTACGATTTCACAGTTTCTTTTCTTGGTGTTGCAACCTGAAAATATCCTAACAGTTTAAATGGGATTTTTGCCCTCTTTTAAACCATGTCAGATACTTATAAATTGGAAACTTAAATTGATCAAATGTGTTGgtattattattcattattaatattacagTAATCATCTTTGTAAATCCaggataaatgtatttattacttttttttcttagaaatattGAATAAACTTCAGCTCTCATaacatttttctcttccagCATTTTTGTGCCATAATCCACGGTTGCCATCATCCTCAGCCTAcagtcttttttctttactgaagTCAACAAACAACCAACAATGTGGGTAAATGTCTCTCTGTCATTATTTACCTTATAACAAAAGTCTACTGATCCCAGTTAAAGTGCCACTGCAACACAATCAGACAATCTGCGATGTTGACAAAATTAGTCGAGTTCAACCTGATATATTTGCAGATGTTTTGCAAATACCATTAAATCCAGACGATAGACTCCCAGTTAAGAGCCCTGATTTAACAACGTATCCTAATTTAACCAGCTGAGtttctgcagcattttttttgtttttccctcaaacagatgaattttaaaattggaaaaagtcatttttaatagTAATTTGTTTGAAATCACAAAAGCCTGGCACATCAACAGAGGCGTGTAAACTTTTTATATccactgttcatttgtttttgggATTTTTGACACTTTCTGGGGCTTTAATACCTTTTCTCACCACAGGAGCATTCAGAGGTCAAAGACAATTGTGaaattcctgtttttatttccgtTTGCAACGTCCGTCATGTTCTTTGCACCTCCATCAGTTCGGTGAgttattaaatgattaaaatggtGTTAAGAGACCTGACTCATTTGTCAGGTCTGTACTGGAAACTAACAATATTACTCATGTGGAGGTAAACGTGGTTTTATTCACACCATTTTGCCCTTGTTTTGCATCACAtaataaaggtaaaaataaaatcctagaCTAGATTTTCACTAATCAAGCCACAGAGATCAGATTCAGACTCAGTGAAAACTAAGAACCCCCATGTTTTTCTGCCTATTAGCACGTCAGCTAACAACATGTAATCTCGTACAAGTTTTTAGAGTCTATAATGCATCAGTATTAGTtcaaaatttaaagtaaaaaacacatttttgtttgatcTCAGATTCTTAATTGGACTCATTCCAATGGACAAATGCACTTTGGAAAGTGTAGAGATGCTGACTTCAGGGAACAGTGCAGACGCAAGCCTCGACCTTTGGTAAGACATCTAAACCTCAAGTTCTGCCTAGAACAGACATTTCTCATGAAGTCTTAATCTGCAGTATCAACCACCAAGTTTATCTGCAGCTCATACTTGCTGCTACCTAAATGATTTGTACAAGAGTAATTTTAGGTGGTTTTCCTTGTGTTGCTTTAAATGTGTTCATGTTGTGAGTAGTGCAAGACTGGCATTTAGATTAACAAAATTTCATcaacataaacattaaattgaaatCGAAGATCAGATCttgtaaaacttattttaagaaatgtaattaGTAGGCAATCTGTGTGTAGAATACCAATTAAAGAAGCTAAACTAGGCATATAACATTAAATACATATGTTgagaaaatcataatttttaaatatatttggcCTTTTTAGACATTTAGTTTAACTGCTCAGGTGGCAGTGAACACCAAAAAGTTATCTTGAGGCCTTCAGAAAAAGCATCTCAACACTTTATGAGCTTGGCAAGTTATCTAACGACGTTCAAACAGCAGCTCCACCGTACAGAAAGTAGTCTAAAGATgagaaacattcaaaatattgaGTCCAATGAAATTCAACCCAACAGCCGATAGCAAAAGACTAGAAGCAGTTTGCAAAGAGCCCTAAATGTCCCTACAGGACCTGTGAACTTGAGCTGATTTTACTTATAAATTGCATTCCTATTAAAAGAGGAGGAAACTCTCCAtgcactatttttttttgtataaacttCAAGGTTCTCCTTTGTTTCAGGTCTCGAAATGACGTGCAAACATGCACTTCCTGGAAGGCTCCCATCATCTGGGAGGGAATGTTTAATCCCAGCCACTACGACCAGATACACAGAAACAAAGGATCTTCTGTCGCCTTGACTGTGTTTGCTGTCGGCAGGTTGGTTTTCAAATGAATGTTAGACAAGGCCGAACAAAACACAATGTAaaagtttcatatcagtcaatattgacaattattgattaggtttttttttgttctaaatatttgaaatacttcCACACTAGTTGAATAACCTTTTCCCATTTGATCCATAGCTTCCTCTCCAGCTgttgcactttttttctcctttcactccACGCCGtcgtttttcatttttaagcagttagGAGACATTGTGTCAAAACCTTAAACtactgctgcgcaagttacgacacaggtcgttgctaggtaaccaaagagtgagtgagttgctaggcaaATATAGAGCGAGTGAGTTCAGGGCTTCCCAAAGAGCATTGAACTCTGGCTGGGGACGTACTTTGCAAACCCACagaaaatgctacaaaataataattaataaaaccaataattacatttattcatacAACGTTGCCTCATGCTAATTTTAGATGGTGAAAATTGTCATTGTCAGATAATGAGTTTATAACCAGATGCTACAAATTTTTGTCACAATCCCCTCTTTTGATTATAAGTaaagatgtaatattttatatttatcacatcaaatttaattttattcccCCAGTTCTTCTGGGTTTTGCAGCAGCGTTCTCCACAGCGGGACAGTTCCTTTGGTCTCCTTCTTAGATCAATTATTTtagcttatgttttatttagaaactgaataacaaaacaaaaattatgatgaaaaattaagatttaaaaatgtatggggtttatcttatttattgcagtttttttcccctcgtcTTCCCTCTAACTTTTTACGCCCCCTTGCCGTCCCCCACTTTGGAAAACACTGtactcagaaaaatgtttttcaacgTGAACTCAGCAGATTGATGCTACCAAACTAGCTTGTCTTTCCATGAGAGGTGGAGTGGGTGAAACCTTTTCTCCCACAATGCTGTGCTGTTCTGGATCCGATTGAATATTCCAACAGTCTGAACGAGCACCGATCCGCTCCAATGAAATTCtttactgctttttttcttgacaaataaatcaaacaatcaACATGCAAGATTCTGAGAAAAACATTGTCAAAATATTGCTGATGCATTAAGTTTCTCTTTCTCATATCTTGTTTAACTTTGCAGTCCGGTTTGTCTTGTTTTGGACGGGTTGTTATTCTTGCATTTTTCTTGACTTACTCTGAACTTCCtggtttgtctgtttgtttaaaTAAGTCACTGAAGTAGCAGGTCTAAACATGTGCAGGTGTGAAACGATGTGACgttgaagaaaaacagacagaacttaaaatacagtataataaTGATTACAAACatgcaaacagacaaaatactaaatgtaatttaatcatCAGGCTCCTAAACACATTAATAATGAATTTCTACAACACGTTTAAATGGTCATTGTTCACCAATGGGAAACTTATCTGACTGTTCAGTCTCAGTCTGTCTGACAAAATGGAGCAACATCATAATTATTCATAACAAAATCCACAGCCGACAGAGACAGAGGATGTGGCTTGTTTacattgttgtcatagcaactccatagcaactgtcATCACAGTTGCGGATACCTTCCAAGATGGCTGTCAACTGCAAAATTCCCAGGATCACATCCCGGTTTCCACCACAGGAAGATAAAGGCTGacatctttgtttctgcaggtACCTGGATGCCTACCTGGAGGCTTTCCTGAACTCATCAGAGCAACACTTCATGTCGAGTTTGCCCGTGTCATACTACGTGTTCACGGACACGCCTGAGAAAGTGCCGAACATCAAGCTCGCCCCCAATCGGCACCTGAAACTAATCAGAGCGGAGAGACACACGCGGTGGCAGGACATCTCCATGATGAGGATGAAGGCGATATCAGACGTCATCGAGTCGGATATCCGCCACCACGCCACGCACGTCTTCTGCTTTGACGTCGATCAAGTGTTCACCGGCAGATTTGGCCCCGAAGCTCTGGGAGACTCGGTGGCTCTGCTTCACGCCCACTACTATCACCTCCCAAAGATGCTGTTCACCTACGACCGCAACCTGAAATCCAAGGCGTTCATGAAAACTGGGGATTTCTACTACCACGCTGCTGTCTTCGGAGGCTCCTGGAGGAGCGTGAAGGCGCTGACGGAGGCCTGCTACCGCAGCATCTTGGCGGACAAGGAGAACGAAGTGGAGGCCTTGTGGCACGACGAGAGTCATCTGAACAGGTACTTTTGGCTTCACAAGCCCAGCAGGGTTCTCTCTCCAGAGTACTGCTGGGACACCAGCATCGGCTACCGGAGAGACATACAGGTGTACCGGCTGCTGTGGGCACCCAAAGACTACTACAACCTGAGGACGTCATAAATAACtctctaatttattttatttagatccCCATTGGTAGCAGTTGACTGTAATTATACATAGTCAAAaaaggagtttgttttcaccaaaaaaaactCGAATTATGAGAATAATCTCAAGACATGTTCTAGAATAAACATGGCAATTAATGAGCgtgaaaagtcaaagatttgttggaaaaaattgTATTCTGGGaacaagctcagaaattttctcataaaaattctgaaattctCAAAAGTTGAACACTTGCACgaaaaaaactgcaattttgagattttctagaaaagaagttgacaattttttatctttgaaactcagaaaattgcCAAtaggtaaaaatgttaaacttttcaaactcagaaatgttaaattttacCGTAGTAAATTTTGGggatctcaaaatttctgagatttttagtggaaatttattcctccttttttccccctgtagGATTGTCCTATTACAGCGTCGTTTCCTACATCACCTTCTTAAACTTTTAACCAGGATCAGACTCACTGAGAAAGATCTCAGTGAGTAACCTTGTtacagttgttttgtttttttccacacaaggcagtttgtatttgacatttttttttctcatctatTATACTGAAgttgtttctgcttttgctACAGTTTTAGTT
It encodes:
- the LOC116724797 gene encoding alpha-1,3-galactosyltransferase 2-like isoform X2: MFFAPPSVRFLIGLIPMDKCTLESVEMLTSGNSADASLDLWSRNDVQTCTSWKAPIIWEGMFNPSHYDQIHRNKGSSVALTVFAVGRYLDAYLEAFLNSSEQHFMSSLPVSYYVFTDTPEKVPNIKLAPNRHLKLIRAERHTRWQDISMMRMKAISDVIESDIRHHATHVFCFDVDQVFTGRFGPEALGDSVALLHAHYYHLPKMLFTYDRNLKSKAFMKTGDFYYHAAVFGGSWRSVKALTEACYRSILADKENEVEALWHDESHLNRYFWLHKPSRVLSPEYCWDTSIGYRRDIQVYRLLWAPKDYYNLRTS
- the LOC116724797 gene encoding alpha-1,3-galactosyltransferase 2-like isoform X1; the encoded protein is MSIQRSKTIVKFLFLFPFATSVMFFAPPSVRFLIGLIPMDKCTLESVEMLTSGNSADASLDLWSRNDVQTCTSWKAPIIWEGMFNPSHYDQIHRNKGSSVALTVFAVGRYLDAYLEAFLNSSEQHFMSSLPVSYYVFTDTPEKVPNIKLAPNRHLKLIRAERHTRWQDISMMRMKAISDVIESDIRHHATHVFCFDVDQVFTGRFGPEALGDSVALLHAHYYHLPKMLFTYDRNLKSKAFMKTGDFYYHAAVFGGSWRSVKALTEACYRSILADKENEVEALWHDESHLNRYFWLHKPSRVLSPEYCWDTSIGYRRDIQVYRLLWAPKDYYNLRTS